Proteins from a genomic interval of Streptomyces sp. NBC_00820:
- the glnII gene encoding glutamine synthetase — protein sequence MTFKAEYIWIDGTQPTAKLRSKTKIITGAPAGLDALPIWGFDGSSTNQAVGHASDRVLKPVFTCPDPIRGGDDILVLCEVLDIDMTPHTSNTRAALAEVAERFAAQESIFGIEQEYTFFDGPRPLGFPEGGFPAPQGGYYCGVGADEIFGREIVEAHLDNCLKAGLGISGINAEVMPGQWEFQVGPLAPLEVSDQLWVARWLLYRTAEDFGISATLDPKPVKGDWNGAGAHTNFSTKAMREGYDAIITACESLGEGSKPLDHVKNYGAGIDDRLTGLHETAPWNEYSYGVSDRGASVRIPWQVEKDGKGYIEDRRPNANVDPYVVTRLMVDTCCSALEKAGQV from the coding sequence GTGACCTTCAAGGCCGAGTACATCTGGATCGACGGCACCCAGCCGACGGCCAAGCTCCGTTCCAAGACGAAGATCATCACGGGTGCCCCGGCCGGTCTCGACGCGCTCCCGATCTGGGGCTTCGACGGGTCCTCCACGAACCAGGCGGTGGGTCACGCCTCCGACCGCGTGCTCAAGCCGGTCTTCACCTGCCCGGACCCGATCCGCGGCGGCGACGACATCCTGGTGCTGTGCGAGGTCCTGGACATCGACATGACGCCGCACACGTCCAACACGCGTGCCGCGCTCGCCGAGGTCGCCGAGCGGTTCGCCGCGCAGGAGTCGATCTTCGGCATCGAGCAGGAGTACACCTTCTTCGACGGCCCCCGCCCGCTCGGCTTCCCCGAGGGCGGCTTCCCCGCCCCGCAGGGCGGCTACTACTGCGGTGTCGGCGCCGACGAGATCTTCGGCCGCGAGATCGTCGAGGCCCACCTGGACAACTGCCTGAAGGCGGGCCTGGGCATCTCCGGCATCAACGCCGAGGTCATGCCCGGCCAGTGGGAGTTCCAGGTCGGCCCGCTCGCCCCGCTGGAGGTCTCCGACCAGCTGTGGGTGGCCCGCTGGCTGCTCTACCGCACCGCCGAGGACTTCGGCATCTCCGCGACCCTGGACCCCAAGCCGGTCAAGGGCGACTGGAACGGCGCGGGCGCGCACACGAACTTCTCCACCAAGGCGATGCGTGAAGGCTACGACGCCATCATCACCGCCTGCGAGTCGCTCGGCGAGGGCTCCAAGCCGCTGGACCACGTCAAGAACTACGGCGCCGGCATCGACGACCGCCTGACCGGTCTGCACGAGACCGCCCCGTGGAACGAGTACTCCTACGGTGTCTCCGACCGCGGTGCCTCGGTCCGCATCCCGTGGCAGGTCGAGAAGGACGGCAAGGGCTACATCGAGGACCGCCGCCCGAACGCCAACGTCGACCCGTACGTCGTGACCCGCCTCATGGTCGACACCTGCTGCTCCGCCCTGGAGAAGGCCGGCCAGGTCTGA
- a CDS encoding DUF6891 domain-containing protein — MENDEVLSVKVLTEYGRMYQHPSADTLRELTERIGGIWDRLLILQRIPDVPDVFAQVWHEEGGDYRLEHRRGDEEFSGANLTHPGQVADLLTGWARRQDDWDRDVAWEPVDLEPRPEVPPLPEDVREQVEERVRLVLRCGYDTRSTATEAAVNHLLTEDERPVSPEQGLELVNRLWLERLAEQETWQGVTDPERLTLAFGALAETGIRAREDFTCCSACGMAEIGADREDLRGFVFFHREGTEAAADGHGLHLYFGAFDGSAETTTAVGQEVVAALEEAGLSTMWDGNSARAIEVTPLTWHRRLVG; from the coding sequence ATGGAGAACGACGAGGTCCTGTCCGTCAAGGTCCTGACGGAGTACGGACGGATGTACCAGCACCCCTCGGCGGACACACTGCGGGAACTGACGGAGCGGATCGGCGGCATCTGGGACCGGCTGCTGATACTCCAGCGGATCCCCGACGTCCCGGACGTATTCGCCCAGGTGTGGCACGAGGAGGGCGGCGACTACCGGCTGGAGCATCGCCGCGGCGACGAGGAGTTCTCCGGCGCGAACCTCACCCACCCGGGCCAGGTGGCGGACCTGCTGACCGGCTGGGCGCGCCGGCAGGACGACTGGGACCGGGACGTGGCCTGGGAGCCGGTGGACCTCGAGCCGCGCCCGGAGGTGCCGCCGCTCCCCGAGGATGTGCGCGAGCAGGTCGAGGAGCGCGTACGGCTGGTGCTGCGCTGCGGGTACGACACGCGGAGCACGGCGACGGAGGCCGCGGTGAACCACCTGCTCACCGAGGACGAGCGGCCCGTCTCACCGGAGCAGGGACTGGAGTTGGTGAACCGGCTGTGGCTGGAGCGGCTGGCCGAGCAGGAGACCTGGCAGGGGGTCACCGACCCGGAGCGGCTCACGCTGGCCTTCGGGGCGCTGGCGGAGACGGGCATCCGGGCCCGTGAGGACTTCACCTGCTGCAGCGCCTGCGGGATGGCGGAGATCGGCGCGGACCGCGAGGACCTCAGGGGCTTCGTCTTCTTCCACCGGGAGGGCACGGAGGCCGCCGCCGACGGACACGGACTGCACCTGTACTTCGGGGCGTTCGACGGCTCGGCCGAGACCACCACGGCCGTCGGGCAGGAAGTCGTCGCCGCTCTCGAGGAGGCCGGGCTGTCCACGATGTGGGACGGAAATTCGGCCAGGGCGATCGAGGTCACGCCTCTGACCTGGCACAGGCGCCTGGTGGGCTGA
- a CDS encoding winged helix-turn-helix domain-containing protein has protein sequence MATTRSLSPVPSAAPSTAPAAAGGARHRLRAVDRDEVIDVAGFLPPGATWLPAPEHTVPVLPGRPPMVGYLVLVPADQRPPFLPAPAPAPAPVPDRPQEGADAAADAAEPLVRIDSVRRTARIDGRELDLTYLEFELLAHLVAHPHRVHTRDQLVSTVWGYGHVGDGRTVDVHIARLRRKLGAPHRQTIQTVRRVGYKYTPPTVR, from the coding sequence ATGGCGACCACTCGTTCCCTTTCCCCCGTCCCCTCCGCCGCTCCCTCCACCGCACCGGCCGCGGCCGGCGGCGCCCGGCACCGGCTGCGCGCCGTCGACCGTGACGAGGTGATCGACGTCGCGGGCTTCCTGCCGCCGGGCGCCACCTGGCTGCCGGCGCCCGAGCACACCGTGCCCGTGCTTCCCGGCCGGCCGCCGATGGTCGGCTACCTGGTGCTGGTGCCAGCCGACCAGCGGCCCCCGTTCCTGCCGGCCCCGGCCCCGGCCCCGGCCCCGGTCCCGGACCGGCCCCAGGAGGGGGCGGACGCGGCGGCCGACGCCGCCGAACCGCTGGTGCGGATCGACTCCGTACGGCGCACCGCCCGCATCGACGGCCGTGAACTCGACCTCACCTACCTGGAGTTCGAGCTGCTCGCCCATCTGGTGGCGCACCCGCACCGGGTGCACACCCGCGACCAGCTGGTCTCCACGGTGTGGGGTTACGGCCATGTCGGCGACGGCCGTACCGTCGACGTCCACATCGCCCGGCTGCGCCGCAAGCTGGGCGCCCCGCACCGGCAGACGATCCAGACGGTGCGCCGGGTCGGCTACAAGTACACGCCGCCGACCGTGCGTTGA
- a CDS encoding NAD-dependent epimerase/dehydratase family protein, which translates to MRLLVLGGTEFVGRAVVEAALGRGWEVTVFHRGRRRPPAGVRSLHGDRTAPDGLAALAADDAVWDAVVDTWSAAPRAVRDAARLLRGRAERYVYVSSRSVYAWPWPTMGGEAEDGALVEGADAGAGATEYPQDKRGGELAALESFGAEGSLLVRAGLILGPHENVGRLPWWLTRIARGGPVLAPGPRDLPVQYIDARDLAEWTAGALEQGLSGAYNLVSPPGHTTMGELLENCARVTGAAAELRWTDPRVILDAGIEPWTQLPVWVPPDSELFHCVHRADVSRAVATGLVCRPVAETVADTWRWLTEIGGTAPLRPDRTAKGLDPEVEAKVLAGDGDGGVTGTTP; encoded by the coding sequence ATGAGACTTCTTGTGCTGGGTGGTACGGAGTTCGTGGGACGGGCCGTCGTGGAGGCCGCGCTCGGGCGCGGCTGGGAGGTGACCGTGTTCCATCGCGGGCGCCGGCGGCCTCCGGCGGGGGTGCGTTCGCTGCACGGCGACCGCACCGCCCCCGACGGCCTCGCGGCCCTCGCCGCGGACGACGCCGTCTGGGACGCCGTGGTCGACACCTGGTCGGCCGCACCGCGCGCGGTACGGGACGCGGCACGGCTGCTGCGGGGCCGCGCCGAACGGTACGTGTACGTCTCCAGCCGCTCGGTGTACGCCTGGCCCTGGCCCACGATGGGCGGGGAGGCCGAGGACGGGGCGCTGGTCGAGGGGGCCGACGCGGGCGCCGGGGCCACGGAGTACCCGCAGGACAAGCGGGGCGGTGAACTGGCCGCCCTGGAGTCCTTCGGCGCGGAGGGCTCGCTGCTGGTCCGGGCGGGGCTGATCCTCGGCCCGCACGAGAACGTCGGCCGGCTGCCCTGGTGGCTGACCCGGATCGCCCGCGGCGGCCCGGTCCTGGCCCCGGGGCCGCGGGACCTGCCGGTCCAGTACATCGACGCGCGTGACCTCGCCGAGTGGACGGCCGGGGCCCTGGAGCAGGGGCTGAGCGGGGCGTACAACCTGGTGAGCCCGCCCGGCCACACCACCATGGGCGAGCTGTTGGAGAACTGCGCGCGGGTCACCGGGGCGGCGGCCGAGCTGCGCTGGACCGACCCGCGGGTGATCCTGGACGCGGGCATCGAACCGTGGACCCAACTCCCGGTCTGGGTACCGCCGGACAGCGAGCTGTTCCACTGCGTGCACCGTGCGGACGTGTCCCGCGCGGTGGCCACGGGGCTGGTGTGCCGCCCGGTGGCGGAGACCGTCGCCGACACCTGGCGGTGGCTGACGGAGATCGGCGGCACCGCACCGCTGCGGCCGGACCGTACGGCCAAGGGGCTGGACCCGGAGGTGGAGGCGAAGGTCCTGGCCGGGGACGGGGACGGGGGTGTAACTGGCACCACCCCCTGA
- a CDS encoding sensor histidine kinase, producing MNTDMKREGVRARFREAALAAVRGLVLALVMPPLSALVFTLAVASVALVPFGLGIFTTPAILGAIRDFADVRRRLAAEWCGVLIPADHRPVPGDASAWTRTVVMLADPATWRDLRWLVVDMTAGAVTAALPAVLFFYPFEGFAVAAGLWRVLADGRTYWYGFVPVTGGPTALGAAATAVVLLFAAYQLAPRLLTAHFRLTRAALGGDRGQLARRVQVLTETRRDAVDTSAAELRRIERDLHDGAQARLVAMGMDLGTVEMLLEKDPAQARRLLAQARRNSAEALEELRDLVRGIHPPVLAERGLGDAVRALALRLPLPAEVNVDLPGRAEAPVESAAYFAVSEVLTNAVKHSGADRLWADLHHADGMLRITVTDNGKGGAAVGAGSGLAGVERRLGTFDGVLAVSSPAGGPTLVTLEIPCALS from the coding sequence ATGAACACCGACATGAAGAGAGAAGGAGTCCGCGCCCGCTTCCGGGAGGCGGCGCTCGCCGCCGTGCGGGGGCTCGTGCTGGCCCTGGTGATGCCGCCCCTCTCCGCCCTGGTCTTCACGCTGGCCGTCGCGTCCGTGGCACTCGTCCCGTTCGGCCTCGGCATCTTCACCACTCCCGCGATCCTGGGCGCCATACGCGACTTCGCGGACGTCCGGCGCAGGCTCGCGGCCGAGTGGTGCGGGGTGCTGATCCCCGCGGACCACCGGCCGGTTCCCGGGGACGCCAGTGCCTGGACCCGGACCGTCGTGATGCTGGCCGACCCCGCGACCTGGCGGGACCTGCGGTGGCTGGTGGTCGACATGACGGCCGGAGCCGTCACCGCGGCGCTCCCGGCCGTCCTGTTCTTCTACCCCTTCGAGGGGTTCGCGGTAGCGGCCGGGCTGTGGCGGGTGCTCGCGGACGGCCGCACCTACTGGTACGGCTTCGTCCCGGTGACCGGCGGGCCGACGGCGCTCGGCGCGGCCGCCACCGCCGTCGTGCTGCTCTTCGCCGCCTACCAGCTCGCCCCGCGCCTGCTGACCGCGCACTTCCGGCTCACCCGGGCCGCCCTCGGCGGCGACCGGGGCCAACTCGCCCGGCGGGTGCAGGTACTGACCGAGACCCGGCGCGACGCCGTCGACACCTCCGCCGCCGAACTGCGCCGCATCGAGCGGGACCTGCACGACGGGGCGCAGGCACGGCTGGTCGCGATGGGCATGGACCTCGGCACCGTCGAGATGCTGCTGGAGAAGGACCCGGCCCAGGCGAGGAGGCTCCTCGCGCAGGCGCGCCGCAACTCCGCCGAGGCCCTGGAGGAACTGCGCGACCTGGTGCGGGGCATCCATCCGCCGGTGCTGGCCGAACGCGGACTCGGCGACGCGGTACGGGCGTTGGCGCTGCGGCTGCCCCTGCCGGCGGAGGTGAACGTGGACCTTCCCGGCCGCGCGGAGGCGCCCGTCGAGTCCGCCGCCTACTTCGCGGTCAGCGAGGTCCTCACCAACGCCGTCAAGCACTCCGGCGCCGACCGTCTCTGGGCGGACCTGCACCACGCCGACGGCATGCTGCGGATCACGGTCACCGACAACGGCAAGGGCGGGGCGGCGGTCGGGGCGGGTTCGGGCCTCGCCGGGGTGGAGCGGCGCCTGGGTACATTCGACGGCGTCCTGGCCGTCAGCAGTCCGGCGGGCGGCCCCACCCTGGTCACCCTGGAGATCCCGTGCGCGTTGTCCTAG
- a CDS encoding response regulator transcription factor, with protein MRVVLAEDLFLLRDGLVRLLEAYGFEIAAAVESGPELTRALAELEPDVAVVDVRLPPTHTDEGLQCALHARRARPGLPVLVLSQHVEQLYARELLADGSGAVGYLLKDRVFDAEQFVDAVRRVAAGGTAMDPQVIQQLLSRRSAGDQPLGRLTPREREVLELMAQGRSNAAIAGQLVVTERAIAKHTSNIFAKLGLEVSDDDNRRVLAVLAYLDRDR; from the coding sequence GTGCGCGTTGTCCTAGCCGAAGACCTCTTCCTGCTGCGCGACGGCCTGGTCCGGCTGCTGGAGGCGTACGGCTTCGAGATCGCCGCCGCCGTCGAGTCGGGACCCGAACTGACCCGAGCCCTGGCCGAGTTGGAGCCGGACGTGGCCGTGGTCGACGTACGGCTGCCGCCCACGCACACCGACGAGGGCCTGCAGTGCGCGCTGCACGCCCGCCGGGCGCGCCCCGGGCTGCCGGTGCTGGTCCTCTCCCAGCACGTCGAGCAGCTCTACGCGCGCGAGTTGCTGGCCGACGGCAGCGGCGCGGTCGGCTACCTGCTGAAGGACCGGGTGTTCGACGCCGAGCAGTTCGTGGATGCCGTACGACGGGTCGCGGCGGGCGGTACGGCGATGGACCCGCAGGTGATCCAGCAGCTGCTGTCGCGCCGGTCGGCCGGCGACCAACCGCTGGGCCGGCTCACTCCGCGCGAGCGGGAGGTGCTGGAGCTGATGGCGCAGGGCCGGTCGAACGCGGCCATCGCCGGGCAGCTGGTGGTGACGGAACGGGCCATCGCCAAGCACACCTCCAACATCTTCGCCAAACTGGGGCTGGAGGTGTCGGACGATGACAATCGGCGCGTCCTGGCCGTCCTCGCGTATCTGGACCGCGACCGGTGA
- a CDS encoding DUF1996 domain-containing protein, with translation MGRNTRKRRSPLAVKVTAASAALALGGGGLLWANFYASAHESGHQSWGGNQTKAATAQVATITCPDVGQKLTNVPNQARTDVAGELANLDRQITDAYQRLATTRDAQARDASFVQNDILTPLQQRRKVILDRIKLEITRVGGTAPGDLDTLANCTGTPANQTGGGQNGGGQQQGGQQGGGQQGSSQPPANGGQQGSQPPANGGQQANNGGQAGNGPAAADFVDITKVQPNVKGKPRNARGAATGTFTTRCGVNANKNHNTDNVIVAPGVANGAHHLHDYVGNQKVNAFASNDTFLQGGTSCQNKSDLSSYYWPVVRVQDGSQDFDQNSDGGGKEGNVGKILVPAQAQIKYVGSPTGKVVAMPQFLRIITGDAKTTTNGLANANAHWSCTGFENKVQLTTQYPICPQGSKVVRTFAFQSCWDGQNIDSANHRTHVAFADANGACQNGFKAIPQLTMRLVYNITPPVLQNGQVKNAYAVDGFPEQLHKPSTDHDDFISITTGGLANKIANCVNRGQNCS, from the coding sequence ATGGGACGCAACACACGTAAACGCCGTTCGCCGCTGGCCGTCAAGGTCACTGCCGCATCGGCGGCCCTAGCGCTCGGTGGGGGCGGGCTGCTCTGGGCGAACTTCTACGCCTCGGCGCACGAGTCGGGCCACCAGTCGTGGGGAGGCAACCAGACCAAGGCCGCGACGGCACAGGTCGCGACGATCACGTGCCCGGACGTGGGCCAGAAGCTCACCAACGTGCCGAACCAGGCGCGCACCGACGTCGCCGGTGAACTGGCCAATCTGGACCGTCAGATCACCGACGCCTACCAGCGCCTCGCGACCACCCGGGACGCGCAGGCCCGCGACGCGAGCTTCGTGCAGAACGACATCCTCACGCCGCTCCAGCAGCGGCGGAAGGTGATCCTCGACCGCATCAAGCTGGAGATCACCCGCGTCGGCGGCACCGCGCCCGGCGACCTGGACACGCTCGCCAACTGCACCGGCACCCCCGCCAACCAGACGGGCGGCGGGCAGAACGGCGGGGGCCAGCAGCAGGGCGGTCAGCAAGGTGGCGGCCAGCAGGGCAGCAGCCAGCCGCCGGCGAACGGTGGCCAGCAGGGCAGCCAGCCGCCGGCGAACGGCGGCCAGCAGGCGAACAACGGCGGGCAGGCCGGCAACGGCCCGGCCGCGGCCGACTTCGTCGACATCACCAAGGTCCAGCCGAACGTCAAGGGCAAGCCCCGCAACGCCCGTGGTGCGGCGACCGGCACCTTCACCACGCGCTGCGGTGTGAACGCCAACAAGAACCACAACACCGACAACGTCATCGTGGCGCCCGGCGTGGCCAACGGCGCGCACCACCTGCACGACTACGTCGGCAACCAGAAGGTCAACGCCTTCGCCAGCAACGACACGTTCCTGCAGGGCGGCACCAGCTGCCAGAACAAGAGCGACCTGTCGTCGTACTACTGGCCGGTGGTCCGCGTCCAGGACGGCAGCCAGGACTTCGACCAGAACTCCGACGGCGGTGGCAAGGAAGGCAACGTCGGCAAGATCCTGGTCCCCGCCCAGGCGCAGATCAAGTACGTGGGCAGCCCCACCGGCAAGGTGGTGGCGATGCCGCAGTTCCTGCGGATCATCACCGGTGACGCCAAGACCACCACCAACGGTCTGGCCAACGCCAACGCCCACTGGAGCTGCACCGGGTTCGAGAACAAGGTCCAGCTGACCACGCAGTACCCGATCTGCCCGCAGGGCAGCAAGGTCGTGCGCACGTTCGCCTTCCAGAGCTGCTGGGACGGGCAGAACATCGACAGCGCCAACCACCGTACGCACGTGGCCTTCGCCGACGCGAACGGCGCCTGCCAGAACGGCTTCAAGGCGATCCCGCAGCTCACGATGCGCCTCGTCTACAACATCACCCCGCCGGTCCTCCAGAACGGCCAGGTGAAGAACGCCTACGCGGTGGACGGTTTCCCGGAGCAGCTGCACAAGCCGTCGACCGACCACGACGACTTCATCAGCATCACGACCGGCGGCCTCGCCAACAAGATCGCCAACTGTGTGAACCGCGGTCAGAACTGCTCGTGA
- a CDS encoding tetratricopeptide repeat protein, protein MCEGAPVNRDWEDRTAAAWAAFDEYPEERAAEFRALIDGLVAELPEDSPLGPFERACAWDSTGHSDKAVPLYREALARGLGDVSRYKARRARIQLSSSLRNTGAPEEGVKLLEPELEGPSDELDDAVRACLALCLADLGREREGLSLVLGALAPHLPRYQRSMANYARLLVAPGA, encoded by the coding sequence GTGTGCGAGGGTGCCCCGGTGAACCGAGACTGGGAAGACCGTACCGCCGCCGCCTGGGCCGCCTTCGACGAGTACCCCGAGGAGAGGGCGGCCGAGTTCCGCGCCCTGATCGACGGACTCGTCGCCGAACTTCCCGAGGACAGCCCGCTGGGCCCGTTCGAGCGGGCCTGCGCCTGGGACTCCACCGGGCACTCCGACAAGGCGGTGCCGCTGTACCGGGAGGCGCTGGCGCGCGGGCTCGGCGACGTGAGCCGGTACAAGGCCCGGCGGGCCAGGATCCAGCTGTCGAGTTCCCTGCGGAACACCGGGGCGCCGGAAGAGGGCGTCAAGCTCCTCGAACCGGAACTGGAAGGCCCGTCGGACGAGTTGGACGACGCCGTGCGCGCCTGTCTCGCGCTGTGCCTGGCCGACCTCGGGCGCGAGCGCGAGGGGCTGTCCCTCGTCCTCGGCGCGCTGGCCCCTCATCTGCCGCGCTACCAGCGGTCGATGGCCAACTACGCGCGGCTGCTGGTCGCTCCCGGGGCGTGA
- a CDS encoding metal-dependent hydrolase: MSNTQARPVESERVALKARDVSFSWEDTPLHWVPGDPFTTHTINVLHLLLPAGERWFVHVYKQALPLIQDDRLREDVIGFIGQEAMHSQAHDEVLPHLREQGLDPTPYTAQVDWFFEKLLGDRTLPPGRARRWWLLERIALIAAIEHYTAFLGDWVLNADELDRRGADPTMLDLLRWHGAEEVEHRSVAFDLFLHVDGGYRRRVRTWSLAFAALMFLWQRGARFFMENDPTLVDGRATFKEFYLSGRRGTLPSTPALLRSIPRYLGHAYHPSQEGSTAQAVAYLASSPAARAAEKEAP, from the coding sequence ATGTCTAACACGCAGGCCCGGCCGGTGGAGTCCGAGCGCGTCGCGCTCAAGGCCCGCGACGTGTCCTTCTCGTGGGAGGACACGCCGCTGCACTGGGTGCCCGGCGACCCGTTCACCACGCACACGATCAATGTGCTGCACCTGCTGCTGCCCGCCGGTGAGCGCTGGTTCGTGCACGTGTACAAGCAGGCGCTGCCGCTCATCCAGGACGACCGGCTGCGCGAGGACGTCATCGGCTTCATCGGGCAGGAGGCGATGCACTCCCAGGCCCACGACGAGGTGCTCCCGCACCTGCGCGAGCAGGGCCTGGACCCGACGCCGTACACCGCGCAGGTCGACTGGTTCTTCGAGAAGCTCCTCGGCGACCGCACCCTGCCGCCGGGCCGGGCACGCCGCTGGTGGCTGCTGGAGCGGATCGCGCTGATCGCGGCCATCGAGCACTACACCGCCTTCCTCGGTGACTGGGTGCTCAACGCCGACGAGCTCGACCGGCGGGGCGCCGACCCGACCATGCTGGACCTGCTGCGCTGGCACGGCGCCGAGGAGGTCGAGCACCGCTCGGTCGCCTTCGACCTGTTCCTGCACGTCGACGGCGGCTACCGGCGCCGGGTGCGCACCTGGTCGCTGGCGTTCGCGGCGCTGATGTTCCTGTGGCAGCGCGGGGCCCGCTTCTTCATGGAGAACGACCCGACCCTGGTGGACGGCAGGGCCACCTTCAAGGAGTTCTACCTGAGCGGCCGCCGGGGCACCCTGCCGAGCACCCCGGCCCTGCTGAGGTCGATCCCGCGCTACCTCGGCCACGCCTACCACCCCTCCCAGGAGGGCTCCACCGCCCAGGCGGTCGCCTACCTGGCCTCCTCCCCCGCCGCGCGCGCCGCGGAGAAGGAAGCGCCGTGA
- a CDS encoding PDR/VanB family oxidoreductase translates to MPTLRTVALVTGTALLTRRALRRRVRTSPLWPLPALDPPVSGLPRSRTLRLTLTAREPVADGVVRLRLEGDGLPSWEPGAHLDLVLPSGLVRQYSLCGDPEDSTSYTVATRLVEDGRGGSREVHEQLTEGTVLRARGPRNRFPLVGAPGYVFVAGGIGITPVLPMLRALPEDADWRLLYCGRNRASMPFLEEVAKLARDRLTVVAEDEDGRPDLDALLADVPEGTAVYCCGPEGLMTAVEARLPESATLHLERFAPRTATAGDREFEVELRRSGRTLTVPADSTVLAAVRRELPDTLYSCEQGFCGTCRQRVLEGEVEHRDELLTDAERAGSMLICVSRAADGRLVLDL, encoded by the coding sequence ATGCCGACGCTGCGTACCGTCGCCCTCGTCACGGGCACCGCCCTGCTGACCCGGCGGGCCCTGCGCCGCCGCGTCCGTACCTCGCCGCTGTGGCCACTGCCCGCCCTGGACCCACCGGTCTCCGGGCTCCCCCGCTCCCGGACCCTGCGGCTGACCCTCACCGCGCGCGAGCCGGTGGCCGACGGGGTCGTACGGCTACGCCTGGAGGGCGACGGGCTGCCGTCCTGGGAACCGGGCGCGCACCTCGACCTGGTGCTGCCCTCGGGGCTGGTGCGGCAGTACTCGCTGTGCGGGGACCCGGAGGACTCCACGTCGTACACGGTCGCCACCCGGCTGGTCGAGGACGGGCGGGGCGGCTCGCGGGAGGTGCACGAACAACTCACCGAGGGGACGGTTCTGCGGGCACGCGGCCCCCGCAACCGTTTCCCGCTGGTCGGGGCGCCGGGTTACGTCTTCGTCGCCGGCGGTATCGGCATCACGCCGGTCCTGCCGATGCTGCGGGCGCTGCCGGAGGACGCGGACTGGCGGCTGCTGTACTGCGGCCGGAACCGGGCGTCCATGCCGTTCCTGGAGGAGGTGGCGAAGCTGGCGCGGGACCGGCTGACCGTGGTCGCCGAGGACGAGGACGGGCGCCCGGACCTGGACGCCCTGCTGGCGGACGTGCCGGAGGGCACGGCCGTGTACTGCTGCGGCCCCGAGGGCCTGATGACGGCGGTCGAGGCGCGGCTGCCCGAGTCCGCCACGCTGCACCTGGAGCGGTTCGCGCCACGTACCGCGACCGCGGGCGACCGGGAGTTCGAGGTCGAACTGCGGCGCAGCGGACGGACGTTGACGGTACCGGCCGACTCCACCGTGCTGGCCGCCGTACGCCGTGAACTGCCGGACACCCTCTACTCCTGCGAGCAGGGGTTCTGCGGGACGTGCCGGCAGCGGGTGCTGGAGGGCGAGGTGGAGCACCGGGACGAGCTGCTGACCGACGCAGAGCGTGCCGGGTCGATGCTGATCTGCGTCTCGCGGGCCGCCGACGGGCGGCTCGTGCTGGATCTCTGA
- a CDS encoding TetR/AcrR family transcriptional regulator: MSTGVRRRMGVEERRQQLIKVALDLFSRRSPDEVSIDEIAAAAGISRPLVYHYFPGKISLYEAALKRASEDLASRFEEPHEGPLGARLLRVMRRFFDFVDEHGPGFSALMRGGPAVGSSKTNALVDSVRQIAYEQILSHLGVTDAPARLELVVRSWISLAESTALIWLDGRRIPRAELELQLVHDFAALTAVSAAYDAEMAALVSRMVKNEPADGPFAELAGRLLSLAT; this comes from the coding sequence ATGAGTACCGGGGTTCGCCGCAGGATGGGCGTCGAGGAGCGGCGGCAGCAGCTCATCAAGGTCGCCCTCGATCTGTTCAGCCGACGTTCGCCCGACGAGGTCTCCATAGACGAGATAGCGGCCGCGGCGGGCATCTCGCGCCCGCTGGTGTATCACTACTTCCCCGGCAAGATCAGCCTGTACGAGGCGGCGTTGAAGCGCGCCTCGGAGGATCTGGCGAGCCGGTTCGAGGAGCCGCACGAGGGTCCGCTGGGGGCCAGGCTGCTGCGGGTGATGCGCCGCTTCTTCGATTTCGTGGACGAGCACGGGCCCGGTTTCTCCGCGCTGATGCGCGGCGGCCCGGCCGTGGGTTCGTCGAAGACCAACGCGCTCGTCGACTCCGTGCGCCAGATCGCCTACGAGCAGATCCTCTCGCACCTGGGCGTCACGGACGCGCCCGCGCGCCTGGAACTGGTCGTCCGGTCGTGGATCTCGCTCGCCGAGTCGACGGCGCTGATCTGGCTCGACGGCCGGCGCATCCCGCGCGCCGAGCTGGAGCTCCAGCTCGTCCACGACTTCGCCGCGCTCACGGCGGTGAGCGCGGCCTACGACGCGGAGATGGCCGCCCTGGTGAGCCGGATGGTCAAGAACGAGCCGGCCGACGGCCCCTTCGCGGAGCTCGCCGGCCGGCTGCTGTCCCTGGCTACCTGA